TCGCTTCGACGGCTTTCTCGAAAGCGGCGATGCTTTGATCCAGCTCCCCTCGGTTGTAATAAATCTGGCCGATGTTGAAATGCCCGATGGCCAGATCCGGTTTGATGCTCACCGCTTTTTCGAAGGCCTCGAGAGAAAGGTCGTCCCGGCCTTCGTGCGCGTAGGCGACGCCGAGATTGAAATGGGCCATC
The DNA window shown above is from Nitrospiria bacterium and carries:
- a CDS encoding tetratricopeptide repeat protein — encoded protein: MAHFNLGVAYAHEGRDDLSLEAFEKAVSIKPDLAIGHFNIGQIYYNRGELDQSIAAFEKAVEANPKMAAAYYGLAIVEEEAGRKARAVKHYQEFLKLAGDQPSAETEQAAEHLKALMETFF